The sequence below is a genomic window from Clostridia bacterium.
TACTTACACGCCGGACCCGCTTGCTCTGCCACTGTTCAGTTCTCAAAGACCGGCCGCCAGAGCAGCGACGTCATTTAACTTAGCACGACTTTCGGGTTCTGTCAAGGCCCCGTGTTCACCTTTTCCGGCGGTCTAGTTTTCGTCTTTATTATAACCGAGTTTCTCTAAAAAGCTAAAACCGCGCCAGAAGCCGCCGTAGAAGGCTGAACCAGACGGAATCCGTCTAATCTTCAAGGCCACTTCTATATCCAGCCAAAGTCCTTAATGCTCGGCCATAAGCAGCCATAACCTCCCTTGCGTCCTCTTACCGGACGGCACCCAAACCCGGGCCTCCCAACGAGAGACCCATGAGGGTTTGGGGGACCTGGCCGACTATCACGCAGTCCACCAGGGGCACGTCGGTGGCCACCGTAACCTCTTCTTGACTTAAGGGTACGATGATCCTTACCACGCTTTCCACGTGCAGGTTGACGTAATGCCGGGTCTGGTTGATGCCCGCCTCCTGAAAGCCGTCCCGTATTTGCACCCGAACTACCCCGGTGGGAACGAGTTGCCACTCCACCCGGGGCCCAAAGCGCGCTAATAGATCGCTACCCAGGACCTGCCCCAGCGGAACGCTGAAATACTCGCTCTTCAGGGCTTCCAGTCTTTCTTGCACGGCCAAGGTAACCGCGGCGGCCAGACGGTTAAGGGCCAAGACATTGGCAGCCAGGTATACTATCCTCTCCTGGCCGTCTTTCTCCACCTGAACCAGATCTTCATAGCGCAATCCGGAAGCCCGGACTTGATCCAGTACCGCCTCTTGAACCACCCGAGTAGCGGTCCATTCGGCCTGGTTCCGGGCCACCACCAGAAAAGTAGGCCGTAGGCTGGCCTCCAGGGCCCAGAAACCCAGCCCCGCTACAAAGAGAAGCAATAATAGAATCACGGCCACCACGCGAGGACCCGGCGACCGCCACCGTCTCCTGCGCAGGCCCAATGGGCTTTCACCTCCGTAATTACTAGGGTATGAGCCACCTGAGAAGAAGGTGAAAGGGCCCTGAATGGGCCTGCTTCTCTGCGCAGCAAGCGGCGGAGAAGGCGCTCAAGGGACTCTATCAAGGCCTGAACCGCCTGGCCTGGGGGCACTCGGTAAGGGCACTTTTGGAGGGCCTCGAAGATGCCTTCGGGGTGGACTCCTTTCTCGAGGGGGCCAAGCTACTCGACAAATACTACATTCCGCGCGCTACCCCAACGGTTTCGACTTGGGCGCCCCCATGGACTATTTTACCGAGAAGGAGGCCATTGCCTACGCAGGTCAAATCATCAAAAAGGCCAAGTAGGAAGGCAGAATGCCCCTATTCGTCGGGGGCACTTGGCAACGGATCGGCCCGGCTGCCGGTATGTTCCGCTTCTTCCTCAGACCAGGCGACGACCCTGAGGGCGCGGCACAGGAAACCGGTATGCCCCACCATGCGGAAGTTGGGGCGGGAGCTCCTCTCGCCCACATGCCAGGTCCGGAAGAGCACCTCCATCACTTCGGGCAGGGCGTAGTCCGACCTTTCCCGGACCGCGCGCACGAACTGCTCTGCCTGCCCGATGGTGGGCACGTAGGCCAAAAGAATGCCTCCGGGCCGCAAAGCCTCGGCCGTAGGCCCCAAGGCCCGCCAGGGCTCGGGCACATCCAGCACCACCCGGTCCAGCTCCCGCTCGGGGATGCTCTCGCAGACGTCTCCCGGGCGAAGAATGACGTTGGGCCGCGGGCCCAACGCGGCCTCCAGGTTCAGTCGGCTGAGCTCCAGCATATCTTCCCGAAGGTCGTAGCCGTAGACTTGGCCGCTCTCCCCCACGGCCCGGGCCAAGGCCAAAAGCAAGGCGCCCGAGCCCGTGCCGGCGGTCAGCACCCGGCAGCCGGGATAAAGGTCGGCCCAGACCCAAATCATGGCCAGGTCCTTGGGGTAGACGATGTTGCTCCGACGCGGCATTTTCAGGATAAAGTCCGAAAGGGTAGACCGGTAGACCCACACCGTTTCTCCCCTGGAGGTCAGAACCCGGCAGCCTGCCGGCCGCCCCACCAGGTCGTCGCAGTTAATCCGCCCTTCGTGCAGGTGGATCTGGCCGCCGGGGGCCAGCTTCTTAAGGTACATACGCTCCTTGGCACTCACCAGGGTTACGGTATCGCCGTACTGCAACAAGCCGCTATCCCCTCTCTTACGCTCCCCCCGGCCCGGGCTCCTGATTAGGGCCGAGGCGCTCACCTTGGGGAAGGTATCACCCGGACGAATCGCCGTCTGCCCACCTGAAGGATCAATTCCGAGCTGAGTTCCACTTCCAGATTGACGTCTTCCACCTTCCGGTCGTTGAGGCGCACGCCGCCCTGAAGGATCAACCGCCGCGCCTCCGAGGTGCTGGGGGCCAGACCGGCCAGCACCATAAGCCGGGGCAGCCATATTTTACTCCCGTCGCCTTCGTCCGGGGATATCCTCACTTCCGGCATCTCCTGGGGCAACTCGCGCTGCTGGAATACGCGCCGGAACTCTTCTTCCGCCCCTTGCGCCGCTTCTGGTCCGTGATAAAACCCCACGATCTCCCGGGCCAGACGCATCTTGGCATCCCGGGGATGCAGCGAACCTTCGGCCAGTTGCCGGCGAAGGCTTTCTAATTCCTCTAGGGAAATGGTAGTAACCAGCTCGAAGTAGCGGAGAATGAGTTCGTCGGGCAAGGACATGGTCTTACCGTACATCTCCTGCGGGGGCTCGCTGATGCCAATGTAGTTCCCTAGGCTCTTACTCATCTTCTGCACACCGTCCAGGCCTTCTAGAATGGGCAGCATGAGGGCCACCTGGGGCTCCTGGCCGTACTCCCTCTGCAGCACCCGACCCATGAGCAAATTGAACTTTTGGTCCGTTCCGCCTATCTCTATGTCCGCTGCCAAGGCCACGGAATCGTACCCCTGCATAAGAGGGTAGAAGAATTCGTGAATGCCTATG
It includes:
- the yunB gene encoding sporulation protein YunB, with the translated sequence MGLRRRRWRSPGPRVVAVILLLLLFVAGLGFWALEASLRPTFLVVARNQAEWTATRVVQEAVLDQVRASGLRYEDLVQVEKDGQERIVYLAANVLALNRLAAAVTLAVQERLEALKSEYFSVPLGQVLGSDLLARFGPRVEWQLVPTGVVRVQIRDGFQEAGINQTRHYVNLHVESVVRIIVPLSQEEVTVATDVPLVDCVIVGQVPQTLMGLSLGGPGLGAVR
- a CDS encoding methyltransferase domain-containing protein, translating into MLQYGDTVTLVSAKERMYLKKLAPGGQIHLHEGRINCDDLVGRPAGCRVLTSRGETVWVYRSTLSDFILKMPRRSNIVYPKDLAMIWVWADLYPGCRVLTAGTGSGALLLALARAVGESGQVYGYDLREDMLELSRLNLEAALGPRPNVILRPGDVCESIPERELDRVVLDVPEPWRALGPTAEALRPGGILLAYVPTIGQAEQFVRAVRERSDYALPEVMEVLFRTWHVGERSSRPNFRMVGHTGFLCRALRVVAWSEEEAEHTGSRADPLPSAPDE
- the tyrS gene encoding tyrosine--tRNA ligase, translated to MHREVQRQLAVIRRGTAEIIPEEELVAKLERSLRTETPLKVKLGLDPTAPDIHLGHTVVLHKLRQFQDLGHRVIIIIGDFTGRIGDPTGRSETRRQLSEEEIQANAQTYREQIFKILKPERTEVTFNSRWLASLTFKEVIELASKYTVARMLEREDFARRFREGQPIGIHEFFYPLMQGYDSVALAADIEIGGTDQKFNLLMGRVLQREYGQEPQVALMLPILEGLDGVQKMSKSLGNYIGISEPPQEMYGKTMSLPDELILRYFELVTTISLEELESLRRQLAEGSLHPRDAKMRLAREIVGFYHGPEAAQGAEEEFRRVFQQRELPQEMPEVRISPDEGDGSKIWLPRLMVLAGLAPSTSEARRLILQGGVRLNDRKVEDVNLEVELSSELILQVGRRRFVRVIPSPR